One window from the genome of Anolis sagrei isolate rAnoSag1 chromosome 4, rAnoSag1.mat, whole genome shotgun sequence encodes:
- the MOS gene encoding proto-oncogene serine/threonine-protein kinase mos, translated as MPSPLPHNRLLHLQFSPSVNARPCSSPLVFPAKGEKFFCVEGVSPRIRRLPTRLAWCSIDWDQLCLLHPLGSGGFGSVYKAIYRGTTVAVKQVKKSSKNSLASRQSFWAELNVAHLDHNNVVRIVAASTCAPANQDTLGTIIMEYVGNSTLHHVIYGTDCKTEKGKDDGLGFGHVSLSITEALGYSCDIVAGLIFLHSQMIVHLDLKPANVFITEQNICKLGDFGCSQKLQDLESSSPLLSQQGGTYTHRAPELLKGERVTPKADIYSFAITLWQMVTQQEPYLGERQYVLYSVVACNLRPSLTAAVFKGSATGQQLEMLIESCWKSDVAKRPSAELLLQNIHALSLKV; from the coding sequence ATGCCATCTCCTCTTCCTCATAATCGTCTTCTTCATCTACAATTTTCTCCATCTGTGAATGCACGGCCCTGCAGTAGTCCCTTGGTGTTTCCAGCCAAAGGTGAAAAGTTTTTTTGTGTTGAAGGTGTTTCACCCAGGATTCGCCGACTACCAACTCGTCTAGCTTGGTGTTCAATAGACTGGGATCAGTTGTGTTTGCTACACCCCCTGGGATCAGGTGGCTTTGGTTCAGTCTACAAGGCTATTTATCGTGGAACTACAGTAGCAGTAAAGCAGGTGAAGAAAAGCAGTAAGAACAGTCTGGCATCACGGCAGAGTTTCTGGGCAGAATTAAATGTGGCACATCTTGACCATAATAATGTGGTACGGATTGTAGCTGCTAGCACATGTGCCCCTGCTAATCAGGACACTTTGGGTACCATAATAATGGAATATGTAGGTAACAGTACTCTACACCACGTTATCTATGGGACTGACTGCAAGACAGAAAAGGGTAAGGATGATGGGCTTGGATTTGGCCATGTATCTTTGAGCATAACTGAGGCATTAGGCTATTCTTGTGACATTGTAGCAGGTCTCATCTTTCTACATTCACAAATGATTGTGCATTTGGATTTAAAACCTGCTAATGTATTCATCACTGAACAAAATATTTGCAAACTTGGAGACTTTGGATGCTCCCAAAAACTACAGGATCTTGAATCATCAAGTCCACTACTTTCTCAACAAGGTGGGACATACACCCATCGTGCTCCTGAACTCCTTAAAGGTGAGAGAGTCACTCCTAAGGCAGACATTTACTCTTTTGCTATCACACTCTGGCAAATGGTTACACAGCAAGAACCTTATTTGGGTGAACGCCAGTATGTACTCTACTCTGTAGTAGCTTGTAATTTGCGCCCTTCACTAACTGCAGCTGTGTTTAAAGGTTCAGCCACTGGACAACAGCTTGAAATGTTAATTGAAAGTTGCTGGAAATCTGATGTTGCCAAACGTCCTAGTGCAGAACTTCTCCTCCAGAATATTCATGCTCTGTCTCTAAAAGTGTAA